GCCTCCCAGCATCCGGCAAATACTACACCGGTTGATAATGAAGGATTTCTTGATCCATATAAAAACACTATTCCAAGTGGCTATGGCTTTAAATTAAATAGGGATTATTTAAATTCTATTCCAGTAAGTGAAAGAGTATTGAATCCCGCGCTTACGCAAAATCCCGGTTGGTAGAACCCTAAAATCGTCTATAAATAAAAAATGCAAACGAGATATCTCGTTTGCATTTTTTATAAGCTGAATTGTTAATTAATTTTCTAGCACAACTCCCATACTACAGAACTTATCAATTCTTTCTGAAATAAGGGTTTCTATTTGTTTGGATTTCAGCTCTTTTAAATCCTGAATCAGTTTTTCTTTAATTGTTTGCGACATCGCCGCCGGATCCTGATGTGCTCCGCCCAAAGGCTCTGGAATCACACCATCTATTAAACCATTAGCCAGCATATTTTCAGAGGTCAGTTTTAAGGCCTCAGCAGCCTTCTCTTTATAATCCCAGGTTCTCCAAAGAATAGAAGAACAAGATTCCGGAGCAATCACAGAATACCAGGTATGTTCCAGCATATACACTTTATCTCCAATACCGATACCCAATGCACCACCAGAAGCTCCCTCTCCAATAATTATGCAAATAACAGGAACATTAAGTACAGACATTTCCAGTAAATTTCTCGCAATAGCTTCCCCTTGCCCGCGCTCCTCTGCTTCCAATCCTGGGTATGCGCCCGGAGTATCAATAAAGGTAACAACCGGTTTGTTGAATTTCTCGGCCAGTTTCATCAGGCGCAAAGCTTTTCTGTAACCTTCAGGATTAGCCATACCGAAATTCCTGTACTGGCGCATCTTGGTATTTATACCTTTCTGATGACCAATAAACATTACCGTTTCTCCATTAAGACTACCAAAGCCGCCTACAATGGCTTTATCGTCTTTTACGGTACGGTCGCCATGAAGCTCGATAAAATCATCACATATGTTCTCGATATACTGTAAAGTATAAGGTCTTTCCGGATGTCTCGATATCTGCACCTGCTGCCAACCTGTTAGGTTGTTATAGACATCTTGCTTTGCTTTTTCTATTTTTTCTTCCAATTCTCTCAGTGTAGCCGACATATCCACTTTGGTTTTCTCCGCTATCTGATTCACTTTTTCAACCTGTTGCTGTAATTCTGCAATAGGCTTTTCAAAGTCGAAGGATGTGTTCATATAAAAAAATTTTAGGGTGCTAAGTTATCGTTTACTTGGCTAAATTTAAAATTACTTGTTTGTATTCTTTATAGAATCGTATTTTTTAAGTTGTTGGGCGGTTAAAATCCCCCGGGTTCTTAAATGCGCTTTTAAATATGCATTGCGCATTTCGCCTTCTAGTGCACCAATTTTATTGGTATGATATATTAAAGAACCCTCATTCACTTTATTTGTTTCGAAAAGCTTATTCAGTTTTGTCTGTTCCGTAATCAGAAAGCCGCCCATTTCTTTAATTTTCCGCATCATTTCGGTATGTATAGTTTGAATTTGGATTTTCTGATCGGTGCTTAAATTCAGTTGCTTTTGTTTATCCAGAACTTTTTGCGGAGAGGGGTAATTATTCAATTCCGCTATCAGCACCAGAGAAGGATCGTTCCCTTTTGTATAATAAGCATACTCTTTATCACCGATAAATTTTAAAGGCGAAACTTCAATAGAATCTTGCTGCGCTTTTGCAGAGAACATAAAAGCACAAAAAAAGGTAGATAAGATTATTTTCATTTCAGGTTTTTCAGTTGTTCTAATTTTGATTTTGCAGACTCCCAATCATTGTCTTTTTTTGATGTAACGACACTTTCGTCGATAAGCTTCTGCAAGTCGGACAGGCCTTCAATCACCTTTTTTGCATCTATTTGCTCTTTTTTAAAATAAACAAGATCCAGCATTATAGCTTTGGTATTTCCTTTTTCGTCTGTTACTATGTTGATTCCGTTCATCATTTCTGTTTTGTTTATATTACGAAATATAAAAATTTCTATTGTGATACATCGAAAAAAACGATTTAACCGTTATTATTGATATACTTAACATTATTTAAATTATAAACTTTTAAATAAAGTATTAATTTTACACGCCCGCAAAGATGCCATTTTGACTTTCTTTAGGTCGTGGCGTAATTGTTGAGTTGATAGTATTTTCAAATTAATCTAAGATGTTAAATTTTATTAGTAAGATATTCGGTAGTAAATCTGATCGCGATATCAAAGCAATCAGGCCTATCGTTGATAAAATAAATGAAGAGTTTGACAAGCTCTCCAGCCTTTCACATGACGAATTAAGAGGAAGAACCTTAAACTTCAAACATAGAATTCAAGAAAGTTTGTCAGAAATCAATGGTAAAATCATCGAAATAAAGAACAATGTTGAGCAAAACCAACAAATGCCTTTAGCTGAAAAAACAGCTTATTATGATGAAATTGACCGTTTGGAAAAAGAACGTAACAAACAATTAGAAGTTACGCTTAATGAAATTCTTCCAGAGGCTTTCGCTGTAATGAAAGAAACTGCAAGAAGATTTACAGAAAATGAAACGATAGAAGTTACCGCTACAGATTTCGACAGAGAATTAGCTGCGAAAAAAGGTAACGTTATTATAGACGGTGACAAAGCTATTCACCACAATTCGTGGTTGGCTGCCGGAAATGAGGTTAAGTGGAACATGATCCACTATGATGTTCAGCTGATTGGTGGTATTGTACTTCATCAGGGTAAAATTGCCGAAATGGGTACGGGTGAAGGTAAAACCTTAGTAGGAACTTTACCAATTTACTTGAATGCACTGGCCGGAATGGGTGTTCACGTAGTTACGGTGAATGATTACCTGGCTCGTCGTGACTCTGAATGGAATGGAC
This genomic interval from Pseudopedobacter saltans DSM 12145 contains the following:
- a CDS encoding Spy/CpxP family protein refolding chaperone; the encoded protein is MKIILSTFFCAFMFSAKAQQDSIEVSPLKFIGDKEYAYYTKGNDPSLVLIAELNNYPSPQKVLDKQKQLNLSTDQKIQIQTIHTEMMRKIKEMGGFLITEQTKLNKLFETNKVNEGSLIYHTNKIGALEGEMRNAYLKAHLRTRGILTAQQLKKYDSIKNTNK
- a CDS encoding acetyl-CoA carboxylase carboxyltransferase subunit alpha; translation: MNTSFDFEKPIAELQQQVEKVNQIAEKTKVDMSATLRELEEKIEKAKQDVYNNLTGWQQVQISRHPERPYTLQYIENICDDFIELHGDRTVKDDKAIVGGFGSLNGETVMFIGHQKGINTKMRQYRNFGMANPEGYRKALRLMKLAEKFNKPVVTFIDTPGAYPGLEAEERGQGEAIARNLLEMSVLNVPVICIIIGEGASGGALGIGIGDKVYMLEHTWYSVIAPESCSSILWRTWDYKEKAAEALKLTSENMLANGLIDGVIPEPLGGAHQDPAAMSQTIKEKLIQDLKELKSKQIETLISERIDKFCSMGVVLEN